Proteins encoded within one genomic window of Minwuia thermotolerans:
- a CDS encoding RlmE family RNA methyltransferase, which yields MARKPGPGGGSRRLTEKVKTARGRKLSSTRWLERQLNDPYVAEAKAQGWRSRAAFKLLQIDEKFGLLRKGGRIVDLGAAPGGWSQVAAAAAGEGGYVLAVDILEMEPIPGVEVMQLDFTETDADAKVRERLGGPADVVLSDMAQPATGHRQTDHLRIMAMAELALDFASQVLKPGGAFAVKLLQGGGENDFLNRVKRDFRQVRFAKPDASRKGSAESYMVATGFRGGDDAEQP from the coding sequence ATGGCCAGGAAACCCGGACCCGGCGGCGGCTCCCGCCGGCTGACCGAAAAGGTGAAGACGGCGCGCGGCCGCAAGCTGTCGTCGACCCGGTGGCTGGAGCGGCAGCTCAACGACCCCTATGTCGCCGAGGCGAAGGCCCAGGGCTGGCGCTCCCGCGCGGCCTTCAAGCTGTTGCAGATCGACGAGAAGTTCGGCCTGCTGCGGAAGGGCGGTCGGATCGTCGATCTGGGCGCCGCGCCGGGCGGCTGGTCGCAGGTCGCCGCCGCGGCGGCGGGCGAGGGCGGATATGTTCTGGCCGTCGACATCCTGGAGATGGAGCCCATCCCCGGCGTCGAGGTCATGCAGCTCGACTTCACCGAGACCGACGCCGATGCGAAGGTCCGCGAACGCCTTGGCGGGCCGGCGGACGTGGTCCTGTCGGACATGGCGCAGCCGGCCACGGGGCACCGCCAGACCGACCATCTGCGCATCATGGCGATGGCCGAACTGGCGCTCGATTTCGCCTCGCAGGTGCTGAAACCCGGCGGGGCGTTCGCGGTCAAGCTGCTGCAGGGCGGCGGCGAGAACGACTTCCTGAACCGGGTCAAGCGCGACTTCCGGCAGGTCCGTTTCGCCAAGCCCGATGCCAGCCGCAAGGGGTCTGCGGAGAGCTACATGGTTGCCACGGGGTTCCGGGGCGGCGATGACGCGGAGCAGCCATAG
- a CDS encoding Ppx/GppA phosphatase family protein, whose amino-acid sequence MHDRLRRRSYAAIDLGTNNCRLLIARPDGDGFRVTDAYSRIVRLGEGVGESRRLGEPAMARTIEALKVCADKIARHHCWDVRCVATAACRSADNAGEFIARVKRETGLRLEIIDAAEEAALALAGCKSLLLGQSEPTLVFDIGGGSTELALAEPFGGGEHHLVRYASFPIGVVNFAERFGGVDVDDDTYRRMVAASEEAIMDFQIETRAAMDRPFRLLGTSGTVTTLAGVFLDLVRYDRTAVDGLTMPAARMTEISDHLRRLTLKERAAHPCVGAGRADLVVGGCAILQAILNLWPVQEITVADRGLREGILLELMNADAPLLAAGD is encoded by the coding sequence GTGCACGATCGTCTGCGGCGGCGCAGCTACGCCGCCATCGACCTGGGCACCAACAACTGCCGTCTGCTGATTGCGCGGCCGGATGGCGACGGCTTCCGGGTGACCGACGCCTATTCGCGGATCGTCCGTCTCGGCGAGGGCGTGGGCGAGAGCCGCCGTCTAGGGGAACCGGCCATGGCGCGCACCATCGAGGCGCTGAAGGTCTGCGCCGACAAGATCGCCCGCCACCATTGCTGGGATGTGCGCTGCGTCGCCACCGCCGCCTGCCGGAGCGCCGACAACGCCGGCGAGTTCATCGCGCGGGTCAAGCGGGAGACCGGGCTCAGGCTGGAGATCATCGACGCCGCCGAGGAGGCGGCGCTGGCGCTGGCGGGCTGCAAGTCGCTGCTGCTCGGTCAGTCCGAGCCAACCCTGGTCTTCGATATCGGCGGCGGCAGCACGGAACTGGCGCTCGCCGAGCCCTTCGGCGGCGGAGAGCATCATCTGGTGCGCTACGCCTCCTTCCCCATCGGCGTGGTCAATTTCGCCGAGCGCTTCGGCGGTGTGGACGTCGATGACGACACCTACCGGCGCATGGTCGCGGCCTCGGAGGAGGCCATCATGGACTTCCAGATCGAGACCCGGGCAGCCATGGACCGGCCGTTCCGGCTGCTCGGGACCTCCGGCACGGTCACCACGCTCGCCGGCGTGTTCCTCGATCTCGTACGCTATGACCGCACGGCAGTGGACGGGCTGACCATGCCGGCGGCGCGGATGACCGAAATCTCCGACCATCTCCGCAGGCTGACCTTGAAGGAGCGCGCGGCCCATCCCTGTGTGGGGGCGGGGCGGGCCGACCTGGTGGTCGGCGGCTGCGCCATCCTGCAGGCGATCCTCAACCTCTGGCCGGTGCAGGAAATCACCGTCGCCGACCGGGGCCTCAGGGAAGGCATCCTCCTGGAACTGATGAACGCCGACGCGCCCCTGCTCGCGGCCGGCGACTAG
- a CDS encoding nickel/cobalt transporter codes for MDTVLLELSRLQREIQGALASSFREATSADDWTQGTLVLLLSIVFGLVHAVGPGHGKSILMAYFIAGDARVRQAFTGSLKLIATHVGSAVILVLAALTIVDISFGFRPADFPLVRQISYGGVALVGLFLLIQALRPHPARAHVHGGRFLPYLAGLSPCPLTTIIMVAASGTGAVAFGVLVSIAMALGMVATVGAFALLAILGRRWLIAASSRHMSTLMRAGRVLQVLGAGCVMALGSFLLLAEVT; via the coding sequence ATGGACACGGTCCTCCTGGAACTGTCCCGACTGCAGCGCGAGATTCAGGGCGCGCTCGCATCGTCGTTTCGCGAGGCGACCTCAGCTGACGACTGGACGCAGGGCACGCTCGTGCTCCTCCTTTCCATTGTCTTCGGCCTGGTCCACGCAGTCGGCCCTGGCCACGGCAAATCGATCCTGATGGCCTATTTCATCGCCGGCGACGCCCGCGTCCGGCAGGCATTCACCGGCAGCCTCAAGCTGATCGCAACTCATGTCGGTTCCGCCGTCATACTGGTACTGGCGGCCCTGACCATCGTCGACATTTCCTTCGGCTTCCGGCCTGCCGATTTTCCGCTCGTCCGCCAGATCAGCTATGGGGGGGTCGCCCTGGTAGGATTGTTCCTGCTCATTCAAGCCCTCCGCCCGCACCCCGCCCGGGCGCATGTGCACGGAGGACGGTTCCTGCCCTATCTGGCCGGCCTTTCGCCCTGTCCGCTGACGACCATCATCATGGTGGCGGCGAGCGGCACCGGCGCGGTCGCGTTCGGCGTTCTCGTCTCGATCGCCATGGCGCTGGGCATGGTTGCGACCGTTGGCGCATTCGCGCTCCTGGCGATCCTGGGGCGACGTTGGTTGATCGCCGCCTCGAGCCGCCACATGTCCACCCTCATGAGGGCGGGCAGAGTGCTTCAGGTCCTCGGCGCCGGATGCGTGATGGCGCTGGGGTCGTTCCTGCTGCTGGCGGAGGTGACCTGA
- a CDS encoding DUF6064 family protein: MWPTQILTEALGLAMTGCLFIGSGRAQRAAFALLGAMWLLMGVGYHLTFFAEINPAANLFGALFILQAVLFAIEGAWRGRISMRLEGGFRAWLAGALIAYALIIYPLIGLLGAQPYPETPLFGVAPCPTVIFTLGLLILADHPQRWMLATIPLVWSLIGGSAAVLLEVPQDFGLAAAGMFLVIAMLSGRRCRQDHPGS; encoded by the coding sequence ATCTGGCCCACTCAGATCCTCACGGAAGCGCTTGGCCTGGCGATGACTGGATGCCTGTTCATCGGAAGCGGAAGGGCGCAACGGGCGGCGTTCGCGTTGCTCGGGGCGATGTGGCTGCTTATGGGCGTCGGCTACCACCTGACGTTCTTTGCGGAGATCAATCCTGCTGCGAATCTGTTCGGCGCGCTGTTCATCCTCCAGGCGGTCCTGTTCGCCATCGAAGGCGCCTGGCGAGGCCGTATCAGCATGCGTCTCGAAGGCGGTTTCCGGGCCTGGCTCGCCGGCGCTCTGATCGCATATGCGCTGATCATCTACCCCTTGATCGGCCTGCTTGGCGCCCAGCCCTATCCGGAAACGCCCCTGTTCGGGGTTGCGCCCTGCCCGACGGTGATCTTCACCCTGGGACTGCTCATTCTGGCCGATCATCCGCAGCGCTGGATGCTGGCGACGATTCCTCTGGTCTGGAGCCTCATAGGCGGGTCCGCGGCAGTGCTCCTTGAAGTGCCCCAAGACTTCGGGCTCGCCGCCGCCGGCATGTTTCTGGTCATCGCGATGCTAAGCGGCCGGCGATGCCGGCAGGACCACCCCGGCTCCTGA
- a CDS encoding acyl-CoA dehydrogenase family protein — MSVQRTLFSPEHDQFRDSVRRFIDAEMVPHNEKWEDDGIVPKEVWRRAGEMGMLCCSMPEEYGGSGADWLYDVVVIEELARAGLSGPGFVVHSEMCAPYILAWGSEELKREWLPKMVTGEAVGAIAMTEPNAGSDVKRLQLRARRDGDDYVLDGQKVYISNGQNADVVVTAAKTDPEAGARGVSLIAVPTDTPGFERGRNLKKIGMKGQDTSELFYSGVRVPVGNRLGDEGKGFAMLMTKLAQERLTQAVRSVVCAETAIRQTVEYTKTREAFDGTIADFQNTQFVMAQLDAETTAMRVFVDWCIQRFMAGELTSVDAAKAKMLSTDLHCKVVDQCLQFFGGYGYMYEYPIARAYVDARVTRIAGGAIEVMKQIIGRDLYSRNEM, encoded by the coding sequence ATGTCGGTTCAGCGCACGCTGTTTTCGCCGGAGCACGACCAGTTCAGGGACAGTGTCCGCCGCTTCATCGACGCGGAGATGGTGCCCCACAACGAGAAGTGGGAGGACGACGGGATCGTGCCGAAGGAGGTCTGGCGGCGCGCCGGCGAGATGGGAATGCTCTGCTGCAGCATGCCCGAGGAATATGGCGGCAGTGGCGCCGACTGGCTCTACGACGTCGTGGTCATCGAGGAACTGGCCCGCGCCGGGCTCTCGGGCCCCGGTTTCGTCGTCCATTCCGAAATGTGCGCGCCCTACATCCTCGCCTGGGGCTCGGAAGAGCTGAAGCGGGAATGGCTGCCGAAGATGGTCACCGGCGAGGCCGTCGGCGCCATCGCCATGACCGAGCCGAACGCCGGCAGCGACGTGAAGCGGCTGCAGCTCCGCGCCCGCCGCGACGGCGACGACTACGTGCTCGACGGCCAGAAGGTCTACATCTCCAACGGCCAGAACGCCGATGTCGTGGTCACCGCGGCCAAGACGGACCCGGAGGCCGGCGCCCGCGGCGTCAGCCTGATCGCCGTGCCGACCGACACGCCGGGCTTCGAGCGCGGCCGCAATCTCAAGAAGATCGGCATGAAGGGCCAGGACACCTCGGAGCTGTTCTATTCGGGCGTGCGCGTGCCCGTCGGCAACCGCCTGGGCGACGAGGGCAAGGGCTTCGCCATGCTGATGACCAAGCTGGCGCAGGAGCGTCTGACCCAGGCCGTGCGCTCGGTCGTCTGCGCCGAGACGGCGATCCGCCAGACCGTCGAGTACACGAAGACCCGCGAGGCCTTCGACGGCACCATCGCCGACTTCCAGAACACGCAGTTCGTCATGGCCCAGCTCGACGCCGAGACCACGGCGATGCGGGTCTTCGTCGACTGGTGCATCCAGCGCTTCATGGCCGGCGAGTTGACCTCGGTCGATGCGGCCAAGGCGAAGATGCTGTCGACGGACCTGCACTGCAAGGTGGTCGACCAGTGTCTGCAGTTCTTCGGCGGCTATGGCTACATGTACGAATATCCGATCGCCCGGGCCTATGTGGATGCGCGGGTGACGCGGATCGCCGGCGGCGCCATCGAGGTGATGAAACAGATCATCGGCCGCGACCTCTATTCACGGAACGAGATGTAG
- a CDS encoding APC family permease, whose product MNPKADNGGEHGLKRVLGLPLLILYGVGVTVGAGIFVLIGSVVGVAGPRAPLAFLFAAAIAGVTAASYAILSRGFPAAAGASLYVKAALGRGAGFPVGIGVALVGIVSSATIMLGFTGYLAELLAVPQPLAIVGGLVLTGLLVQRGVSESVGAAAALTVVEIGILLVVIAAGAPVLATGEVWWVAFGTGSALPVTAIVSAAVLAFFAFIGFEDIVNMAEETVDPARVMGRAIIGTLAISTALYLLLALIAAGAPDPAALAASGAPLATMWQQLTGQSSAWLSTLALIAVVNGVIVQTIMASRLLYGMAREEMMPAPLARVGRRRTPYVAIWLIVVLIAILALTLPIETLARATTTVTLLVFAAVNLALLVLGSREKEGPLRRRRWIGALGLVLTAGLAIREIFSLLGVI is encoded by the coding sequence ATGAACCCGAAAGCAGACAATGGCGGCGAGCACGGCCTGAAACGCGTGCTGGGGCTGCCGCTGCTGATCCTCTACGGCGTCGGCGTCACTGTCGGCGCCGGCATCTTCGTCCTCATCGGCTCGGTGGTGGGCGTCGCGGGCCCGCGCGCGCCGCTGGCGTTCCTGTTCGCGGCGGCCATCGCAGGCGTGACGGCGGCCAGCTACGCCATCCTTTCGCGTGGCTTTCCGGCAGCGGCCGGCGCCTCGCTCTACGTGAAGGCCGCCCTGGGCCGCGGAGCCGGATTTCCGGTCGGCATCGGCGTCGCCCTGGTGGGCATCGTCTCCAGCGCCACGATCATGCTGGGCTTCACGGGCTATCTGGCCGAACTGCTTGCGGTGCCGCAGCCGCTGGCGATCGTCGGCGGGCTCGTGCTCACCGGCCTGCTGGTGCAGCGCGGCGTCAGCGAGAGCGTCGGCGCCGCAGCGGCCCTGACCGTGGTCGAGATCGGCATCCTGCTGGTGGTCATCGCCGCGGGCGCGCCAGTGCTGGCGACGGGCGAGGTCTGGTGGGTGGCGTTCGGAACGGGAAGCGCCCTGCCGGTCACGGCGATCGTCAGCGCCGCGGTGCTCGCCTTCTTCGCCTTCATCGGCTTCGAGGACATCGTCAACATGGCCGAGGAGACGGTCGATCCGGCCCGCGTGATGGGCCGCGCCATCATCGGCACCCTGGCGATCTCCACCGCGCTCTATCTGCTGCTGGCGCTGATCGCCGCGGGCGCCCCCGATCCGGCGGCGCTCGCGGCCAGCGGCGCGCCGCTGGCGACGATGTGGCAGCAACTGACCGGACAGTCGAGCGCCTGGCTCTCCACCCTCGCGCTGATCGCCGTGGTCAACGGCGTGATCGTGCAGACCATCATGGCCAGCCGGCTGCTCTACGGCATGGCGCGGGAGGAAATGATGCCCGCCCCGCTGGCCCGCGTCGGGCGACGGCGGACGCCCTATGTGGCAATCTGGCTGATCGTCGTCCTGATCGCCATTCTGGCGCTGACCCTGCCCATCGAGACCCTCGCCCGTGCAACGACCACGGTGACGCTGCTGGTCTTCGCCGCCGTCAACCTCGCCCTGCTCGTCCTCGGCTCGCGGGAGAAGGAAGGACCGCTGCGCCGCCGGCGCTGGATCGGTGCGCTGGGTCTCGTGCTGACCGCGGGCCTCGCCATTCGGGAGATTTTCTCGCTGCTCGGCGTCATCTGA
- a CDS encoding adenylate/guanylate cyclase domain-containing protein yields the protein MGRDEPGFGRGRRPATILFVDIRGFTTLSEALGPERSAALLEGFYAAVEASVEAHAGAIDSYLGDGAMAVFGMAASAPDDPVRALACARQMAGRLEAWSGGTDTPADWRWGFGIGVHHGPVVVGPIGGQRRFELTATGDTVNVASRLQALGADLAATVVISETVAAAARAAGRTDLLDGFEALPEQTVRGRREPLDLHVLPRTAS from the coding sequence CTGGGTCGGGATGAGCCGGGTTTTGGCCGGGGCCGCCGTCCGGCCACGATCCTTTTCGTGGACATCCGCGGCTTCACGACGCTCAGCGAGGCGCTCGGACCGGAACGGTCGGCGGCTCTGCTGGAAGGATTCTACGCTGCCGTCGAAGCTTCGGTGGAGGCCCATGCCGGCGCCATCGACAGCTATCTGGGCGACGGGGCCATGGCCGTCTTCGGCATGGCCGCATCGGCGCCGGACGACCCGGTGCGTGCGCTCGCCTGCGCACGCCAAATGGCCGGCCGTCTCGAGGCCTGGTCGGGCGGGACGGACACGCCGGCCGACTGGCGCTGGGGCTTCGGCATCGGCGTGCATCATGGGCCGGTGGTCGTCGGCCCGATCGGCGGGCAGCGCCGATTCGAGCTCACCGCAACCGGCGACACCGTGAATGTGGCCAGCCGCCTGCAGGCGCTTGGCGCGGACCTGGCGGCGACAGTCGTGATCAGCGAAACCGTGGCCGCCGCGGCGCGCGCGGCAGGCCGAACGGACCTGCTCGATGGCTTCGAGGCCCTGCCGGAGCAGACCGTGCGCGGCCGTCGCGAACCGCTCGACCTTCACGTACTGCCCCGGACGGCATCCTGA